The Strix uralensis isolate ZFMK-TIS-50842 chromosome 23, bStrUra1, whole genome shotgun sequence genome has a segment encoding these proteins:
- the PLEKHN1 gene encoding pleckstrin homology domain-containing family N member 1: protein MGNITCVPQAPGRLRGSFRRKPSLKKEQNGKKKLPSFFGIEGGQERDTTTDKILQYIPGKSIQNQENQKENLDQRFPSLFKKGRRKTVVRNLGKMIYYSKVKFKFQHCQEVNDCFLELFQSYLYFQSVGSNGLTYQGLLPLKELNVCEIEHGKSTGQEDHAFRIAGPLLNPLIVFCPTESELKQWLYHLEKQIQLNGGSLGLPFLSQNDWKQSSVGKEELRWSVQNMPVQEWRGTQRESLGDVLCVSKVKLQHLPFQEQHDRLLVLYPSTLVIVSEERNSLCFKGELPLNAIQVLFEENEKTSFLIEGRLINSIRVICRSYDDYQEWLYCLKTAQFRNADSSLSGSESFSGSKLPHPGQFAGSGRGSLTSDGRTNSWASGGRVATLTHLSQNSGSLPDGQSFVLMPESRVLEDPLSPGYSQPLHCLAQANWPSTGLPAQDLRRGGSARKSKGKCGPCGQQLPSQDAERTICGLIPENPNGELLSSVYNEPYSAHGSQHHPAAPPPHLDLSNFLQCHGQTGSAQVNGCPAIPVAQHLSLQKRNCQPLASSHCREVPMAPSYSPPGTSCRLQLRPLSDASYLEEVSSLQEEHLGPSLQPPDGSVSTYDLPEASCPLRDSTAYHDYAELQSFQSDFSYDNLWEAEAKEPGTLHASPAPSQQFYQA, encoded by the exons AGTATTCAGAACCaagaaaaccagaaggaaaacttGGACCAGAGGTTCCCCAGCCTGTTCAAGAAAGGACGAAGGAAAACAGTTGTCAGAAATCTGGGCAAAATGATCTATTACTCCAAGGTCAAGTTTAAGTTCCAGCACTGCCAG GAGGTGAATGACTGCTTCTTGGAGCTGTTTCAGTCTTACCTGTACTTCCAGTCTGTGGGCTCCAACGGACTCACCTACCAG GGACTGCTGCCTTTAAAAGAGCTGAATGTGTGTGAAATTGAGCATGGGAAGAGCACGGGGCAGGAGGATCACGCTTTCCGCATTGCAG GTCCTCTGCTGAATCCCCTTATCGTGTTCTGCCCCACTGAGTCAGAGCTGAAGCAGTGGCTTTATCACCTGGAGAAACAGATCCAGCTAAATGGAGGAAGCCTTGGCTTGCCCTTCCTCTCTCAG AACGACTGGAAGCAGAGCTCcgtggggaaggaggagctgcGGTGGTCTGTGCAGAACATGCCTGTCCAGGAGTGGAGAGGGACCCAGCGGGAATCTCTAGGCGATGTCCTCTGTGTTTCCAAAGTGAAGCTTCAGCATCTGCCTTTCCAG GAGCAGCATGACCGGCTGTTGGTGCTTTACCCATCCACACTGGTGATAGTATCTGAAGAGCGCAACAGCCTCTGTTTTAAG GGCGAGCTGCCACTCAACGCCATCCAAGTGCtttttgaagaaaatgagaaaacctcCTTTTTAATAGAAG GCCGACTAATCAATTCGATCCGGGTGATCTGCCGCAGCTATGACGATTACCAGGAGTGGCTCTACTGTCTCAAAACAGCCCAGTTTCGAAACGCTGACTCCTCCCTCTCTGGATCAGAGAGTTTCTCGGGATCAAAGCTGCCACACCCCGGCCAG TTTGCCGGCAGTGGGAGAGGGTCCCTCACTTCTGATGGCCGTACAAACTCCTGGGCGTCGGGCGGGAGAGTGGCCACCTTAACACACCTCTCCCAGAACAGCGGCTCTCTCCCCGATGGACAGTCCTTCGTGCTGATGCCTGAAAGCAGGGTGCTCGAAGACCCCCTCTCCCCTGGCTATTCCCAGCCTCTCCAT TGCCTGGCACAGGCCAACTGGCCAAGCACGGGGCTGCCAGCGCAGGACTTGCGGAGGGGGGGCAGCGCCAGAAAGTCCAAAGGCAAATGTGGGCCTTGtggccagcagctgcccagccagGATGCGGAGAGAACCATCTGCGGCCTCATTCCTGAAAACCCCAACGGCGAGCTCCTGTCCTCGGTGTACAACGAGCCGTACTCCGCACACGGCTCACAGCATCACCCTGCAGCTCCCCCGCCACACCTGGACCTGAGCAAT TTCCTGCAGTGTCATGGACAGACGGGTTCAGCACAGGTGAACGGATGCCCAGCCATCCCGGTAGCCCAGCATCTCTCTCTGCAGAAGAGGAACTGCCAGCCCCTGGCCAGCAGCCACTGCAGAGAGGTGCCCATGGCTCCGAGTTACAGCCCCCCGGGCACCTCATGCCGTCTCCAGCTGCGGCCTCTTTCTGATGCTTCTTATCTTGAAGAG GTCTCTTCTCTGCAAGAGGAACATCTGGGCCCTTCATTGCAGCCACCAG atgggAGTGTCAGCACTTACGACCTTCCCGAGGCCAGCTGCCCGCTCCGCGACTCCACAGCTTACCATGACTACGCCGAGCTCCAGAGCTTCCAGAGCGACTTCAGCTATGACAACCTGTGGGAAGCTGAGGCGAAGGAGCCAGGCACCCTGCAcgcctccccagcacccagccagcagTTTTACCAGGCCTGA